CCGCTCTCGTCGACTACGTTGACCTCGTGATCGCGACAGCGCCGTCGGCGGACCGCGCCGCGGACGCGGAGGAGCTGGCTGAGGCCGCGCGCGAAGTGGGCATCGAGGCGAGGGCGGTTCCCTCGCCCGGCGCCGCCATCGAGCAGGCGATCTCCGAGGCCCGGGAGGGTGACCTTGTCTTGGTGACGGGTTCCCACTACACTGTTGGCGATGTCATGACGAGTCTGGGCGTCGGTCAGACGCTGGGCGCATAGGCACGGCTGGGAGGAAGCAATGGCGAACGTCGTCCTCAAGGGAGTCACGAAGGTCTTCGACGGCGACGTCGTCGCGGTCGACAACGTGAGCCTCGAGGTCCAGGACCGGGAGTTCGTCGTCCTTGTCGGACCATCGGGGTGCGGCAAGTCGACGCTTCTGAGGATGATCGCAGGGCTCGAGGAGATCACGGAGGGCGAGATCTCCATCGACGATAGGATCGTGAACGACGTGCCCCCGAAGGACCGCGACATCGCCATGGTCTTCCAGAACTACGCTCTCTACCCTCACATGTCGGTCTACGACAACATGGCGTTCGGGCTGAAGCTCAGGAAGCTCCCGAAGGACGAGATCGACGCGAGGGTCCGTGAGGCGGCAGAGATCCTCGGGATCGAGCAGCTTCTCGACCGGAGGCCGAAGGCTCTCTCCGGCGGCCAGCGCCAGCGCGTGGCGGTCGGCCGCGCCATCGTGCGGAAGCCGAAGGTGTTCCTCTTCGACGAGCCGCTGTCGAATCTCGACGCGAAGCTCAGGGTCCAGACCCGGACGGAGATCTCGAAGCTGCACGAGCGTCTCAAGGCCACCATCATCTACGTCACGCACGACCAGACGGAAGCCATGACGATGGGAAGCCGGATCGTCGTTCTGAAGGACGGCCTGGCCCAGCAGGTGGCGGGTCCTCTCGAGATCTACCAGAAGCCGGTCAACCGCTTCGTCGCCGGCTTCATCGGGAGCCCCGCGATGAACTTCATCGAGGGGAAGCTCGAGCGCGAGAACGGCCGCGTACGCTTCGTCTCGGAGGGCATCGAGGCGGACGTACCGGAAGCACGTGCCGCGGGCCTCGGAGGCACCGAGAGCGCGGTCGTCTTCGGCATCCGCCCGGAGGACATCTTCGACGCGTCCGAGGAGTCGAGGCTCGAGAACAGCACCCGAATCTCGGCGAAACTCGATGTCGTCGAACCCATGGGGAACGAGATCTACCTCTACTTCAAGCTCGGCGGTCAGGACATGGTCGCGCGGATCGACGTGCGTGAGCCCCCGGCGGTCAACACCACCCTCGATCTGGTCATCGACATGGACAGCGCTCACTTCTTCGATCTCGAAAGCGGCCGTTCGCTGGTCGCCGACGGTGAGGAGTGAGCGGTCCCTTGCCTCACACGCTCGGTATCGACATAGGCGGAACGAACGTCCGGGTCGCCGTCGTCGACGACGACGGCCGTCCGGATGAACTCGAGGGCAGCGGCTGGAGCGGCGGCGCGCCCGAGGAGTGCGTGTCGGTCGTCTCCTCGCTCGTCGAGCGCGTCGGTCCGTCCGGCCCCCTCGCCGTGGCGGGATGCGGCTGCGCCGGTCTGGTCGACCATGACCACGGCATCGTCACGAGCTCTCCGAATCTCCCGTTGTGGCGCGACGTCCCACTGGGCGCGATGCTGAGCTCCAGACTCGACATGCCCGTCATTATCGAGAACGACGCCAACGCGGCAGCGTACGGAGAGTACGCGGCCGGCGCCGCGGCCGGAGCGAGGAACGCCGTGATGCTGACCCTGGGTACGGGACTCGGCGCCGGATTCGTCCTGGGCGGTCGTCTCTACCGTGGGAGCCACGGACTCGCGGCCGAGTACGGACACACGACGATCGAGGTCTCCGGCGAGCCCTGCGCCTGCGGGGGGTCGGGCTGCCTCGAGAACCTCGTCAGCGCCGGTGCCCTGACGGCCCGCGCCCGAAGGCTCATCGCCTCGGGGCGGCAGAGCTCGCTCGGCGAGGCCGGAGACGAGTTCACCGCGGCCGAGGGCGGCCGCGCGGCGTCTTCGGGCGATGCTGTCGCACTGGACGCCCTCGCCGAGACCGGCCGCTATCTGGGCGTCGGTCTGGCCAACCTCGTCAGGACGCTCGATCCCGATGTGGTCGTGATCGGCGGCGGCGTCGCCGGCGCGGGTCAAACGCTTCTCACCCCCGCCCGCGAGGAACTCGAACGCCGGCTCTCCGGCTGTCCATCCCCGCTGCCGCGGCTCGTCTTCGCCGAGCTGGGGAACGCGGCCGGCGTGGTCGGCGCGGCTCTTCTGGCGCGCGCCTCGCTGGCCGGTTCCTGACGCCCGGCGTGGACGTGGGACGCAGGCCGCGGCGCCGGGGGTTCTCCGAGGACGCGAGGCGGTAACGTGATCCCCATCCTCTTTCTTGCGCTCGCCCTGTCAGCGACCTCCCCGCAGCAGGCGGGGGGCGATGACGGCTTCATCATCTCAGCCGACACGGTCGAGGGAAGCGAGGGCCCCGAGGGAAGGGTCGTCGAACTCTACGGGAACGTCTCGATCACGCGTCGCGGCGCCGTCCTCACCGGCGCTCGAGGCACGGTCTACGAGGACACCGGACTCGCCGTCATCAGGGGGAACGTGCGCGGAACCGACGGGCCCGCCTCGATCGCATGCGACTCGCTCAGATACTATCGTGACGACGACGTGGCCGTTCTGACCGGGAATGCGTCGTACGCCGACACATCGGTCGTCGCCCGCGCGCGCCGCATCGACATCTACCGTCTGGACGAGATCGCTGTCTTCTCGGGGGACGTCGTGGCCGAGGACGTCGACGGCGAGGCCGAGCTCACCGCGCAGCGGCTCGTCTACGACGCCGCCCGCGGCGAGGCCCGATCGTACGGGGATCCAGTCCTCACGACCTATGACGATGAGGGTGCGATCGATGCCGTGCTTCGTGGAGACGTCATCGAGATGGCCACGGAGACGGAGACGATCAGGGCCTTCGGAAGCACGCGGATCGAGACGCGCGACGTCATGGCGCGGGCCGGGGTGGCGACACTCTTCGGGGAGGACGAGAGGATCGTGCTCGACGGCTCGCCGTCGGTGCAGCAGGACACCGACCGGATGAGCGGCGGGCGCGTGGTCGTCGCGACGGCGGACGGCGAGATCGAGCGCGTCGACGTGACGGGGGGTGCGCGAGCCGACTACACGATCGAACCCGACGAGCCCGGAGGTGACCTTGAGTCCGGCTACGTCGCGGGCGACAGTCTGACGATGTACTTCGCGAACGGGGATCCGGTCAGGACCTTCGTCCGCGGTCGGGCCGAG
The sequence above is a segment of the Candidatus Effluviviaceae Genus V sp. genome. Coding sequences within it:
- the ugpC gene encoding sn-glycerol-3-phosphate ABC transporter ATP-binding protein UgpC, producing MANVVLKGVTKVFDGDVVAVDNVSLEVQDREFVVLVGPSGCGKSTLLRMIAGLEEITEGEISIDDRIVNDVPPKDRDIAMVFQNYALYPHMSVYDNMAFGLKLRKLPKDEIDARVREAAEILGIEQLLDRRPKALSGGQRQRVAVGRAIVRKPKVFLFDEPLSNLDAKLRVQTRTEISKLHERLKATIIYVTHDQTEAMTMGSRIVVLKDGLAQQVAGPLEIYQKPVNRFVAGFIGSPAMNFIEGKLERENGRVRFVSEGIEADVPEARAAGLGGTESAVVFGIRPEDIFDASEESRLENSTRISAKLDVVEPMGNEIYLYFKLGGQDMVARIDVREPPAVNTTLDLVIDMDSAHFFDLESGRSLVADGEE
- a CDS encoding ROK family protein, yielding MSGPLPHTLGIDIGGTNVRVAVVDDDGRPDELEGSGWSGGAPEECVSVVSSLVERVGPSGPLAVAGCGCAGLVDHDHGIVTSSPNLPLWRDVPLGAMLSSRLDMPVIIENDANAAAYGEYAAGAAAGARNAVMLTLGTGLGAGFVLGGRLYRGSHGLAAEYGHTTIEVSGEPCACGGSGCLENLVSAGALTARARRLIASGRQSSLGEAGDEFTAAEGGRAASSGDAVALDALAETGRYLGVGLANLVRTLDPDVVVIGGGVAGAGQTLLTPAREELERRLSGCPSPLPRLVFAELGNAAGVVGAALLARASLAGS